One Methanobacterium sp. genomic region harbors:
- a CDS encoding nickel-dependent hydrogenase large subunit → MSNNNQVNSKVIETEVPLGTVHSAALEPYRVRLFVEDEYVRDAEITIGVNHRGIERIMEGLPVEKANALTEKICGICSHIHIWNSCLVAEKGLEIDVPPRAEYIRLIMSELERLHSHLLYLAHGCEVLGHETFSMRIFYIRETVMELLRMIGGNRVQYGVPVIGGIRPRSDLNEMRIQKISEGMDLIEEKMTEFADRFTRDPMIMSRITGVAALSKEDALRLAATGPTLRSTGVEVDLRRDMRQYDPFEFEVITQDDGDVKSNLLMRALEIFEAIKIIRQAVKDLPEGKITNRSWEMQDTGIIRSYIEAPRGKLYHSYRLEDGRVRNSIIRTPSITNINAMEHACIGTHITEAQLAIVQCDPCFTCTDRAIQIVDHPLKKPNKQNKII, encoded by the coding sequence ATGAGTAACAATAACCAGGTTAACAGCAAAGTAATCGAAACAGAAGTTCCTCTAGGAACAGTACACTCTGCAGCATTAGAACCATACAGGGTAAGATTATTTGTTGAAGATGAATATGTAAGAGATGCAGAGATAACCATAGGTGTCAACCACAGGGGAATTGAAAGAATAATGGAAGGGCTGCCTGTTGAAAAGGCAAATGCCCTTACAGAAAAAATATGTGGAATATGTTCCCATATCCACATCTGGAACTCATGCCTTGTAGCTGAAAAAGGGCTTGAAATTGATGTTCCTCCAAGAGCAGAATATATACGGCTTATTATGAGCGAACTTGAAAGGTTACACAGCCATTTACTTTATCTAGCCCATGGATGCGAAGTTTTAGGTCATGAAACGTTTTCAATGAGGATATTTTACATAAGAGAGACTGTAATGGAACTCCTCCGAATGATCGGAGGTAACCGTGTCCAGTACGGTGTCCCTGTAATTGGAGGTATAAGACCTCGTTCAGATCTAAATGAAATGAGGATACAGAAAATCAGCGAAGGCATGGATCTCATCGAAGAGAAAATGACAGAATTTGCAGACAGATTCACAAGAGACCCCATGATCATGTCCCGTATAACAGGAGTTGCTGCACTTAGTAAAGAAGATGCCCTTAGATTAGCTGCAACAGGGCCAACACTCCGTTCAACAGGAGTTGAAGTAGATTTAAGGAGAGACATGAGGCAGTATGACCCATTTGAATTTGAGGTAATTACTCAAGATGATGGGGATGTTAAATCCAACCTTTTAATGCGTGCACTTGAGATTTTTGAAGCCATAAAAATAATAAGGCAGGCTGTTAAAGACCTTCCAGAAGGAAAAATCACAAATAGAAGCTGGGAAATGCAGGATACAGGTATAATAAGAAGTTATATAGAAGCACCAAGGGGTAAACTCTACCACTCTTACAGATTAGAGGATGGAAGAGTAAGAAATTCTATAATCAGGACACCCTCTATAACAAATATAAATGCAATGGAACATGCCTGTATAGGAACTCACATAACCGAAGCACAATTAGCAATAGTTCAGTGCGATCCATGCTTTACATGCACTGACCGTGCAATACAAATAGTGGATCATCCACTCAAAAAACCAAATAAACAGAACAAGATCATCTAA
- a CDS encoding NADH-quinone oxidoreductase subunit B family protein, whose protein sequence is MSLKSYSRARAVHVMLVYTGGCNGCDIEIVNCILSPKYDAEQYKVFLTWNPREADVLVVTGPVTKHVEAPLKAIYESIPEPKAVVAAGACATMGGVYKNIHGDIPSEEIAGPVDQIIPVDAKIPGCAVRPEDVLSGVVSALPLLLNAK, encoded by the coding sequence TTGAGCCTAAAATCATATTCAAGAGCAAGAGCCGTACATGTGATGCTTGTATATACTGGAGGATGTAATGGCTGCGATATAGAAATAGTAAACTGTATACTTTCACCAAAATACGACGCAGAACAGTACAAAGTATTTTTAACATGGAACCCCAGGGAAGCAGACGTGCTTGTAGTTACAGGACCTGTTACAAAACATGTAGAAGCACCTTTAAAAGCAATTTATGAATCAATTCCAGAGCCTAAAGCTGTTGTAGCAGCAGGAGCATGTGCAACAATGGGCGGAGTTTACAAGAACATCCATGGAGATATTCCCTCTGAAGAAATAGCCGGACCTGTTGATCAGATCATACCAGTAGATGCTAAGATCCCAGGATGTGCCGTAAGGCCAGAAGATGTCTTATCTGGAGTTGTATCAGCTTTACCTTTACTATTAAATGCAAAATAA
- a CDS encoding 4Fe-4S dicluster domain-containing protein yields MKNLGIIFLEGVYSNVKRILFASDRVTDMELRNKILNGEIVPTDKVAEVPCIGCSGCKNVCPTGAIEMVSLEEPVEVIEGIIKKEKPELNTLKCVHCYHCHDFCPLYALFGEAGTIHPNDVGDVNPDIKELLEKPVKISEDKIAYISKFLSDNAVIRKREDQNSK; encoded by the coding sequence ATGAAAAACTTAGGCATCATATTTTTAGAGGGAGTATACAGCAACGTAAAAAGGATTCTTTTCGCATCAGATCGAGTAACTGACATGGAACTTCGAAATAAAATCCTAAATGGAGAAATTGTTCCTACAGATAAGGTTGCTGAAGTACCCTGTATTGGATGTTCTGGATGTAAAAATGTATGCCCAACAGGCGCGATAGAAATGGTAAGCCTTGAAGAACCTGTTGAAGTAATAGAAGGCATCATTAAAAAAGAAAAACCAGAGCTGAATACTTTAAAATGTGTGCATTGTTATCATTGTCATGATTTTTGTCCGCTTTATGCATTATTCGGAGAAGCGGGTACTATACACCCAAATGATGTTGGAGACGTGAATCCAGATATAAAAGAGCTTCTTGAAAAGCCAGTTAAGATATCTGAAGACAAAATAGCTTATATTTCCAAGTTTCTCTCTGACAACGCAGTAATAAGAAAAAGAGAAGATCAAAATTCTAAATAA
- a CDS encoding 4Fe-4S binding protein, whose protein sequence is MFLSTKKCEGIGECIKECPTGAIRLIDGKAFSCITCGACEEACPNRAIFKNRYGGYVVDRAKCNACGVCELTCPVSSISIEGDLVKGICSRCGICADTCPIGARVDAYDVIEDRQIKFLESLNLTNPPQIRVKKEEGKASRVNVITDTQKCTFCGRCEYYCPTDAIIVNNNLEGVCQECRICEDVCPAGAISNGTIDETKCTLCLKCVKECPNNAIAIEDFKIKRNTDSKEAEGCIISCLNCGLCTEACSHGALQMINGKIRYDPSLCDECDTMECIDACPVGTLRVSDEKERPIKGYCVSCGRCVKACDVNEARGFKTITWKGDVSEDCISCGICSEICPKDAVTLKRGSIEVDLEKCVLCEKCAIHCPQDAIPQTTMRKKSIKDGFVFVENKLCMNCKLCIKTCPEEAITEDEMGRVTVDDSKCIYCGACSNVCPARAILFEREFEVAK, encoded by the coding sequence ATGTTTTTATCAACCAAAAAATGCGAAGGCATCGGAGAATGTATCAAAGAATGCCCCACAGGTGCCATTAGATTAATAGACGGTAAAGCATTCAGCTGTATTACCTGTGGCGCTTGTGAAGAAGCATGCCCCAACAGAGCTATTTTTAAAAATAGATATGGAGGTTATGTTGTTGATAGGGCAAAATGTAATGCATGTGGAGTCTGCGAGTTAACCTGTCCTGTAAGCAGCATATCAATTGAGGGGGATCTGGTAAAAGGGATATGCTCTAGATGTGGAATATGTGCAGACACCTGCCCAATTGGTGCCCGTGTTGACGCGTATGACGTAATAGAAGACAGACAAATTAAGTTCCTTGAATCTTTAAATCTTACAAACCCGCCGCAGATAAGGGTTAAAAAAGAAGAAGGAAAAGCAAGCAGAGTCAACGTGATTACAGACACGCAAAAGTGTACATTCTGCGGTAGATGTGAATACTACTGCCCAACAGATGCCATTATAGTCAACAATAACCTTGAAGGTGTGTGCCAGGAATGCAGAATATGTGAAGATGTATGTCCAGCCGGCGCCATATCCAACGGGACAATTGATGAAACAAAATGTACTCTCTGCCTTAAATGTGTTAAAGAATGTCCAAACAATGCAATAGCCATTGAAGACTTTAAGATCAAAAGGAATACTGACTCCAAAGAAGCTGAAGGCTGTATTATTTCATGTTTAAACTGTGGCTTGTGTACCGAAGCATGTTCACATGGAGCACTGCAGATGATAAATGGTAAAATACGTTATGACCCTTCACTTTGTGATGAATGTGACACTATGGAATGCATAGATGCTTGTCCAGTAGGGACATTAAGAGTATCCGATGAAAAAGAACGGCCTATTAAAGGATACTGTGTTTCATGCGGCAGATGTGTTAAGGCATGTGATGTAAATGAAGCAAGGGGCTTCAAAACAATTACATGGAAAGGTGATGTGTCTGAAGATTGTATATCCTGCGGCATATGTTCTGAAATATGTCCAAAAGACGCAGTTACTCTTAAAAGGGGAAGTATAGAAGTAGATCTTGAAAAATGCGTGCTATGTGAAAAATGTGCAATTCACTGCCCTCAAGATGCAATTCCGCAAACCACCATGAGAAAAAAATCTATAAAAGATGGTTTTGTATTTGTAGAAAACAAGTTATGTATGAACTGTAAACTTTGTATTAAAACCTGTCCAGAAGAAGCAATTACTGAAGATGAAATGGGGAGAGTTACAGTAGATGATTCAAAGTGCATATACTGTGGTGCATGTAGCAATGTATGTCCTGCACGAGCCATACTATTTGAAAGAGAATTCGAGGTAGCAAAATGA
- a CDS encoding energy-converting hydrogenase B subunit J has product MIFYLGPLVLGFLLGFILGTRIKPVPKSKLKFDKEVYAIVVIVAIIIAYYQGPFPYYQDLPLASGILSGIAGIIIGKLTFGR; this is encoded by the coding sequence ATGATTTTCTACCTTGGCCCATTGGTGCTTGGATTTCTGCTGGGATTCATATTAGGAACGAGAATAAAACCAGTCCCAAAAAGTAAATTGAAGTTTGATAAAGAAGTTTACGCCATTGTGGTAATTGTAGCGATCATAATAGCTTACTACCAGGGACCTTTCCCATATTATCAGGATCTTCCTTTAGCATCAGGAATTTTATCAGGTATTGCAGGTATAATAATTGGTAAATTAACTTTCGGGAGATAA
- a CDS encoding MnhB domain-containing protein translates to MSTILKLFVFPISLIIILIGINTILGGHITPGGGFQGGAMIAGGIIFCIIVYGLEESPIKISHNFMASLESAGALGYIFLGLAGLVFSGFFMYNLGVDLYNIVPQFIQNLFDYPDPVHAGIIPYLNFVVGLKVLVGLSAVVVAFLESDKLLRSDEQSDNLFGEDEQ, encoded by the coding sequence ATGAGTACAATCCTTAAATTATTTGTATTTCCAATATCACTCATAATAATTCTTATAGGCATAAATACAATCCTTGGAGGACATATAACCCCTGGAGGAGGATTTCAGGGAGGTGCAATGATAGCAGGAGGTATAATATTCTGTATCATTGTCTACGGACTGGAAGAAAGTCCCATTAAAATTTCACACAACTTTATGGCATCCCTTGAAAGTGCAGGCGCTTTAGGCTATATATTTTTAGGGCTTGCAGGATTGGTATTCTCAGGGTTCTTCATGTATAATCTTGGTGTTGATCTTTACAATATAGTACCGCAATTTATACAAAACCTGTTTGACTATCCTGACCCAGTACATGCCGGAATTATACCCTACCTAAACTTTGTAGTGGGTTTAAAAGTGTTAGTCGGCCTAAGCGCAGTGGTAGTAGCTTTCTTAGAGAGTGACAAACTTCTTAGAAGCGATGAACAAAGTGACAACCTTTTTGGAGAGGATGAACAATGA
- a CDS encoding EhbH: protein MSEGLRNLIASISLLLFAVTLFHAIYGFDQILNPGISYIYNWIGPHIAPNMVTNVVFDWRGYDTLGEALILVTAVVVVLLIFGRGKVDFGGEEDK from the coding sequence ATGTCTGAAGGTTTAAGGAACCTTATTGCAAGTATTTCATTATTATTATTCGCTGTGACACTATTCCATGCCATATATGGGTTTGACCAGATATTGAACCCCGGAATAAGTTATATTTATAACTGGATAGGCCCCCATATCGCTCCAAACATGGTTACAAACGTAGTATTCGACTGGAGAGGATATGATACACTTGGAGAAGCACTGATACTTGTAACTGCAGTTGTTGTTGTACTGCTTATATTTGGAAGAGGAAAGGTTGATTTCGGTGGGGAGGAAGACAAATGA
- a CDS encoding energy-converting hydrogenase B subunit G, EhbG, protein MGIYDIIINRIKKVQGQDGEDKAVTSIEASSMLAAEITLLSSLLVAVIMLRFFSNALMIVAVLLVIVIAFFAMPVMPKLKEEQNDSLNGMVFYTILALGIISVLFYWGSLNV, encoded by the coding sequence ATGGGCATTTATGATATTATAATAAACAGAATAAAGAAAGTTCAAGGACAGGATGGAGAAGATAAAGCTGTAACCAGTATTGAAGCTTCATCAATGTTAGCAGCAGAAATAACGCTTTTATCATCCCTTTTGGTTGCAGTGATAATGTTAAGATTCTTCAGCAATGCTTTAATGATTGTTGCAGTTCTTCTGGTAATTGTAATAGCATTTTTTGCAATGCCGGTCATGCCAAAATTAAAAGAAGAACAAAATGATTCACTTAATGGAATGGTATTCTATACAATTTTAGCGCTGGGAATCATTTCAGTATTGTTCTACTGGGGGAGTTTAAATGTCTGA
- the ehbF gene encoding energy conserving hydrogenase EhbF produces the protein MNPLIPLMVIIPITCALLLNLFHTKDRIVKILSIVVALALPIIPLVTTYGFHYVGGYSTLANSPTLAQGLPAFITNSALNMFHMGIVYSFGSAQQILIFILGLIAFLAIFTSLSETKKASGVYAFLMFMGTAAMTAILLTDDIFNLYVFFEIAAMAQVGIVVASKIKGSYETALKYMILGSIASPLLLLGVALLLGVTGNVNITDIVYSLQHGLVDPKNPVLLMACALITFGWLYASGLPPFHTIKSDIYSKALPHGAALLQVFSVFTLAALGVIILRIFSYLAFSKVFIIAISLAAMILSITMALMQTDVKRIIGYLAVGELGYIGLGLGIGTAASITAGLFQAVNEAVITAFLFIGFGTILYKTKESDIRKLGGMMAEAPKAALLVFLAGLAMAGVPPLNAFQSKLMLIQSSLSAGIPELGIIMILLSIVTFMTFMKAFYAVYMRPKPRELEIKEGKIPKATIFSLVVLLIVCIILGLFPQVATGFLQGLANSLVI, from the coding sequence ATGAACCCATTAATTCCACTCATGGTTATAATTCCAATTACATGTGCATTGCTTTTAAACCTGTTCCATACAAAGGACCGTATTGTAAAAATACTCTCAATTGTAGTAGCTTTAGCTTTACCGATTATACCTTTAGTTACAACCTACGGTTTTCACTACGTAGGAGGGTACAGCACATTAGCAAATAGCCCCACGCTAGCACAGGGATTACCGGCTTTCATTACAAATTCTGCATTAAACATGTTCCACATGGGTATAGTCTATTCATTTGGTAGTGCTCAGCAGATTTTAATATTTATATTGGGCTTAATTGCATTTTTAGCAATCTTTACGTCTTTAAGCGAAACAAAAAAAGCTTCTGGAGTCTATGCATTCCTGATGTTTATGGGAACAGCTGCAATGACCGCAATTCTTCTTACAGACGACATATTCAACCTTTATGTCTTCTTTGAAATTGCAGCAATGGCACAGGTTGGTATTGTGGTTGCATCTAAAATTAAAGGTAGTTACGAAACTGCCCTAAAATACATGATTCTAGGAAGTATTGCTTCCCCATTGCTATTACTCGGAGTAGCGCTCCTTCTAGGAGTTACAGGTAACGTTAACATAACCGATATAGTTTATTCCCTACAACATGGATTAGTAGATCCTAAAAATCCAGTACTGCTTATGGCGTGCGCACTTATAACATTTGGATGGCTTTATGCATCGGGACTTCCGCCATTCCACACCATAAAATCAGATATATACAGTAAAGCTTTGCCTCATGGAGCTGCTTTGCTTCAGGTATTTTCAGTATTTACACTTGCAGCACTGGGAGTCATAATCCTCAGAATATTCTCATACCTGGCATTTTCAAAGGTGTTTATAATAGCCATATCTTTAGCTGCAATGATACTCAGCATAACTATGGCACTCATGCAGACCGACGTTAAAAGGATTATTGGATATCTCGCTGTTGGTGAATTAGGTTACATCGGATTAGGACTTGGAATTGGAACTGCTGCAAGTATAACAGCAGGACTTTTCCAGGCAGTAAATGAAGCAGTGATAACCGCTTTCTTGTTTATAGGATTCGGTACTATCCTCTATAAGACAAAAGAAAGTGATATCCGAAAACTGGGAGGAATGATGGCAGAAGCACCAAAAGCAGCCTTACTCGTATTCTTAGCAGGGCTTGCAATGGCAGGTGTTCCACCTCTTAACGCGTTCCAAAGTAAATTAATGTTGATTCAGTCCTCTTTAAGTGCAGGAATACCTGAACTGGGTATAATCATGATACTTCTAAGTATTGTGACATTTATGACATTTATGAAGGCATTTTATGCCGTTTATATGAGGCCTAAACCAAGAGAACTTGAAATCAAAGAGGGTAAAATACCTAAAGCAACCATATTCTCTCTGGTTGTACTCCTGATTGTGTGTATTATATTAGGTCTTTTCCCGCAGGTTGCAACTGGTTTCCTGCAGGGACTAGCAAATAGCTTGGTAATATAA
- a CDS encoding cation:proton antiporter subunit C, producing MVIDTQLASFFTSGALIIIGIFAALFIDNLIKKVIGLAFIADGVNLFIITMGYKAGGIVYIFMPGMVIDQFAQNASYPLPFALVLTSIVIGASTLAVMLGLIIVLYKKYGSINASKILGE from the coding sequence ATGGTTATAGATACACAGCTTGCATCGTTTTTTACATCAGGGGCATTAATAATAATAGGAATATTTGCCGCTTTATTTATTGATAATTTAATAAAAAAAGTCATAGGGCTAGCCTTCATTGCAGATGGGGTAAATCTATTCATTATCACAATGGGATACAAAGCCGGCGGGATCGTGTATATTTTCATGCCAGGCATGGTAATTGACCAGTTTGCCCAAAATGCATCATATCCACTCCCATTTGCTTTAGTTCTCACCAGTATTGTAATTGGGGCAAGTACACTGGCCGTAATGCTCGGTTTAATAATAGTATTATACAAAAAGTACGGGTCAATAAACGCATCAAAGATTCTTGGAGAGTAA
- a CDS encoding DUF4040 domain-containing protein, with protein sequence MIEYILMIIAVFGAIIALIQRDLLKAAILTGISGIAIAFLFQYLLAPDVALTQAIVGSAIIPVFIALAVKKTRRMEEE encoded by the coding sequence ATGATTGAGTACATATTAATGATTATAGCAGTCTTCGGAGCAATTATAGCTTTAATTCAAAGAGATCTCCTTAAAGCTGCCATCTTAACTGGAATTTCAGGAATTGCAATTGCTTTCCTGTTCCAATACTTACTGGCTCCAGATGTAGCATTGACTCAAGCAATTGTAGGTTCAGCTATAATACCTGTATTTATTGCACTCGCAGTTAAGAAAACACGTAGAATGGAGGAAGAATAG
- a CDS encoding cation:proton antiporter (subunit G of antiporter complex involved in resistance to high concentrations of Na+, K+, Li+ and/or alkali): MDDIITLIRSAVMIIAAILIVLTAIGLIRYKDDKDKILYARIHMLGVTDMACIIALIALYQPFLAIIYLFLTPLASHAIANAYYYGEEKND; the protein is encoded by the coding sequence TTGGATGATATAATAACTTTGATAAGATCAGCGGTAATGATAATAGCTGCAATCCTCATAGTCCTTACAGCAATTGGACTAATTAGATACAAAGATGATAAAGATAAAATTCTCTATGCAAGGATACACATGCTTGGCGTCACAGATATGGCATGTATCATAGCGTTAATTGCCCTTTACCAGCCCTTTTTAGCTATTATATACTTATTCCTTACACCGCTTGCATCTCATGCTATAGCTAATGCTTATTATTATGGAGAGGAAAAAAATGATTGA
- a CDS encoding monovalent cation/H+ antiporter complex subunit F, with product MDILTISEYILMGALAIYAIATIRISTRKTISMGIVGLLGLSIAVATLLVLIGQVYGILYCETIALALVILGPIGTIAFSKVIRGW from the coding sequence ATGGATATACTAACGATATCTGAATACATTTTGATGGGGGCACTTGCAATCTATGCAATTGCTACAATACGGATTTCAACCAGGAAAACCATATCCATGGGTATTGTAGGGCTGCTGGGTTTGAGTATTGCAGTAGCAACATTATTAGTTTTAATAGGACAGGTTTATGGAATATTATATTGTGAGACTATAGCCCTTGCACTGGTTATTCTGGGCCCTATAGGTACCATAGCGTTTTCAAAGGTTATACGGGGATGGTAA
- a CDS encoding Na+/H+ antiporter subunit E: protein MNIIFKMFYAIAYFIVLIIEIIKATLDVAGRTLNGKVEPEIIEIETELKRPISQVILANSITLTPGTLSIDVDTENCIIKVATIVPRKKEDVIPFEPYIKGWLE, encoded by the coding sequence ATGAATATCATATTCAAAATGTTTTATGCAATTGCTTATTTCATCGTACTTATTATAGAGATTATAAAAGCTACTTTAGATGTAGCAGGAAGAACGTTGAATGGTAAAGTCGAACCAGAAATAATAGAAATTGAAACTGAACTTAAAAGGCCAATTTCTCAGGTTATACTTGCAAATAGCATAACTTTAACCCCAGGTACACTTTCAATTGATGTAGATACTGAAAACTGCATTATAAAAGTTGCAACAATTGTTCCAAGAAAAAAAGAGGATGTAATTCCCTTTGAACCATATATTAAGGGATGGCTAGAGTAA
- a CDS encoding metal-dependent hydrolase produces the protein MPSYKKHALFSLIIAIPFVHDIFYLSLALIGASMIDMDHHIRKNDLILLAVLGVLLTLSLYILKLPFLIGISLIVMAFIFYLSKHRGFVHSIFGVLVLSFLLAFSIIGIYALLHGFNIDEKISLIVISVILGTVTLNKKFLLPFFIAVPVGIIITKNPDLNMLYAFLAILIGSLSHILLDLFTPSGIRLFSPLSSKKFKKNYGTILFILWVFLAFIYVFKSNSTLF, from the coding sequence ATGCCGTCTTACAAAAAACATGCCCTTTTCTCCTTAATAATAGCAATACCATTCGTTCACGATATTTTCTATCTTTCACTTGCATTAATTGGAGCGTCCATGATAGACATGGACCACCACATACGGAAGAATGATCTAATTCTTCTAGCTGTATTAGGGGTTTTACTGACACTTTCGCTTTATATTTTAAAACTGCCATTTTTAATAGGAATTTCATTAATTGTAATGGCATTTATCTTCTATTTGTCAAAACACAGAGGATTTGTACATTCCATATTCGGAGTGCTGGTTCTGTCATTTTTACTTGCTTTTTCCATCATTGGAATTTATGCGTTACTTCACGGGTTTAATATAGATGAGAAGATCAGTCTAATTGTAATTTCTGTTATTTTAGGCACTGTAACTTTAAATAAAAAATTTTTACTGCCTTTTTTTATTGCGGTGCCTGTTGGAATAATTATAACAAAAAATCCAGACTTAAACATGCTTTATGCGTTTTTAGCCATATTAATTGGGTCTTTAAGTCATATACTACTTGATCTTTTCACTCCCAGTGGAATACGATTATTTAGCCCATTATCATCTAAAAAATTTAAAAAAAATTATGGAACCATTTTATTTATATTATGGGTATTTTTAGCGTTTATTTATGTTTTTAAGTCAAACAGTACCCTATTTTGA
- a CDS encoding succinylglutamate desuccinylase/aspartoacylase family protein: MAIKNITTISNETKGEVEKNIHLMEHIPRSEILGDLVHTAKSGTPLLKIGQGFPKVMITAGIHGNELPPQAAAARVITDLSDHDLNGTVYIIPFAVPHATMENSRRFKGVDMNRAASKGGFISNNILNAIKDLKISAVGDFHSTKPGSNPGVESVFCSKSPCYKSYLIAKYITESTSSKIICHKEAGALYNGALEDECNLEGVPAVTCEVVSQNGLVTNKSQERSYLQMISYLKYFDII; encoded by the coding sequence ATGGCTATCAAAAATATAACTACAATATCTAATGAAACTAAGGGAGAAGTTGAAAAAAATATTCACTTAATGGAACATATACCTAGAAGTGAAATCCTTGGTGATTTAGTTCATACCGCAAAATCTGGAACTCCTCTTTTAAAAATAGGCCAGGGTTTTCCAAAAGTAATGATAACTGCAGGTATACATGGAAATGAACTTCCACCACAGGCAGCTGCAGCCAGGGTTATAACAGATTTATCAGACCATGATCTAAATGGAACAGTTTACATAATACCTTTTGCAGTGCCCCATGCCACCATGGAAAATTCAAGGAGATTTAAAGGAGTGGATATGAATAGAGCTGCCTCAAAGGGAGGTTTTATATCCAATAATATATTAAATGCCATTAAAGACCTTAAAATAAGTGCAGTAGGTGATTTTCATTCCACCAAACCAGGGAGCAATCCCGGAGTTGAAAGTGTTTTTTGTTCTAAAAGCCCATGTTATAAAAGTTATTTGATAGCAAAGTACATAACAGAGTCTACTTCTTCAAAAATAATATGCCATAAAGAAGCCGGCGCCCTGTACAATGGAGCGCTTGAAGATGAATGTAATCTGGAAGGAGTCCCAGCCGTGACATGTGAAGTCGTGTCACAAAATGGGTTAGTAACCAATAAAAGCCAGGAACGGTCTTACTTACAGATGATATCCTATTTAAAATATTTTGATATAATTTAG